A single window of Anopheles moucheti chromosome 2, idAnoMoucSN_F20_07, whole genome shotgun sequence DNA harbors:
- the LOC128310729 gene encoding vang-like protein 1: MGTMMETESVKSEPGSKSRRSRTSQNHQQQQQQHSTLGSHRTRHSHRNSSNNHSRSGNNKRPDMAPFQTSVNLGDDGRDGQEIIEVSILPQDETWGDNTTAITGNTSEQSISMEDVSYFQMADDRGVGFACQRYLERGLAVLLCAVAFVGPLAMVVLPRLGFFPSAFESLDLTQNERLRLLACNAECKGMLVSLAARLLLLAIGLWALFLRQPAAIMPRIFLFRSCALLLVLISSFAYWLFYIVQVTEGARAIVSGSSVVDYKTLVAYATSYCDTLLFVHYVAVVLLEIRHLQPLYHVKVIRSPDGESHSYSVGQLSIQRAAVWVLQRYYTEFSIYNPYLERLPVSKAQRKAAAVSSFKYYDVDGATPAQQQSQSRAVLAAHARRRDSSHNERFYEEHEYERRVKKRRARLVTAAEEAFTHIKRMQQPSGSQQHEQQQGDGGTAPPAIPLDPQEAAQAIFPSMARALQKYLRVTRQQPRHTVESILKHLAHCLKHDMSPRAFLEPYLVEAPVLQNDKERRTNHNWSLICDELLSRPLSDGCTFQLIQNDVSLTVSIHRIPHFTVSEEVVDPKSNKFVLKLNSETSV; this comes from the coding sequence ATGGGCACGATGATGGAAACGGAGTCGGTTAAGTCGGAACCGGGCAGCAAAAGCAGACGATCGCGCACATCCCAAAatcaccagcaacagcagcaacagcacagcACACTCGGTTCCCACCGGACGCGTCATTCGCAtcgaaacagcagcaacaatcatTCCCGCAGCGGTAACAACAAGCGTCCCGATATGGCACCGTTTCAGACGAGCGTCAACCTCGGTGACGATGGCCGTGATGGGCAGGAGATCATCGAGGTGTCGATCCTGCCACAGGACGAAACGTGGGGCGACAACACAACCGCCATCACGGGCAACACCTCCGAGCAGAGCATCTCGATGGAGGACGTCAGCTACTTCCAGATGGCGGATGATCGTGGTGTTGGGTTCGCTTGCCAGCGGTACCTGGAGCGCGGGTTGGCCGTGTTGCTCTGTGCGGTCGCATTCGTCGGTCCGCTGGCCATGGTCGTTCTACCGCGGCTTGGCTTTTTCCCATCCGCCTTCGAAAGTTTAGACCTCACCCAGAACGAACGTTTGCGACTGCTGGCCTGCAATGCGGAGTGCAAAGGTATGCTGGTATCGCTGGCCgcgcggctgctgctgctggcgatCGGGCTGTGGGCGCTGTTTCTTCGCCAGCCggccgccatcatgccgcGCATCTTTCTGTTCCGTTCGTGCGCGTTGCTGCTCGTGCTGATCTCATCCTTCGCGTACTGGCTGTTCTACATCGTGCAGGTGACGGAGGGTGCCCGCGCGATCGTGTCCGGTTCGTCGGTGGTCGACTACAAAACGTTGGTCGCGTACGCTACCAGCTACTGCGACACGCTACTGTTCGTGCACTATGTGGCGGTTGTGCTGCTGGAGATACGCCACCTTCAGCCGCTGTACCATGTGAAGGTGATCCGCAGCCCGGACGGGGAATCGCACAGTTACAGCGTCGGGCAGCTCAGCATTCAACGTGCCGCCGTATGGGTGCTGCAGCGGTACTACACCGAGTTCAGCATCTACAACCCGTACCTCGAGCGGTTGCCGGTGTCGAAGGCCCAGCGAAAGGCGGCCGCCGTATCGTCGTTCAAGTACTACGACGTGGACGGTGCAACACCGGCCCAGCAGCAGAGCCAATCGCGTGCCGTGCTGGCGGCCCATGCACGGCGCCGCGATTCCTCCCACAACGAGCGCTTCTACGAGGAGCACGAGTACGAGCGGCGGGTGAAAAAGCGCCGTGCGCGGCTTGTAACAGCGGCCGAGGAAGCGTTCACGCACATCAAGCGCATGCAGCAACCGTCCGGTTCGCAGCAgcacgagcagcagcagggcgaCGGGGGAACCGCACCACCTGCCATACCGCTCGATCCGCAGGAAGCGGCCCAAGCAATCTTTCCTTCGATGGCGCGGGCACTGCAGAAGTATCTGCGCGTCACCCGGCAACAGCCGCGCCACACGGTCGAATCGATCCTGAAGCATCTGGCGCACTGTCTCAAGCACGATATGTCACCGCGTGCCTTCCTCGAGCCGTACCTCGTCGAGGCGCCGGTACTGCAGAACGATAAGGAGCGCCGCACGAACCACAACTGGTCGCTGATCTGTGACGAGCTGCTGTCCCGGCCGCTCTCCGACGGCTGCACCTTCCAGCTGATCCAGAACGACGTGTCGCTGACGGTGTCGATCCACCGGATACCGCACTTCACCGTCAGCGAGGAGGTGGTCGATCCAAAGTCGAACAAGTTCGTGCTGAAGCTCAACTCGGAGACGAGCGTGTGA